From the Streptococcus hyointestinalis genome, the window TGTGCTCAAGCTCCTACAAAAGAAAAAACTCTGGTCCAACCTTTATGTGAGGGCATTCCTACGCAGTGGCGACTATTTTTCACTTTTTGTGCGTCTCTTTGCGCTAGCTGTGCTGTCTCTGCTCTTTATTAGCAATCGCTTTTTAGCGGCAGGTCTGGCTCTCGTTTTTAACTATCTCCTGCTCTTTCAGCTATTAGCGCTCTATAACCATTATGATTACCAATACCTTATCAAACTTTATCCGATTGGAAATCAAGAAAAAAAACAAAACCTCAAGCAGTTTTTACGTGTGCTGGCTTATCTTATGACACTTGTCGAGCTGGTATTTGCCTTTGATCTTCAAGCTAGCCTCTTACTTGTGCTTGTGATGGTTGTCTTAGTTGAGGGCTATCTTTCTTACAAGATACGGAAGATGATTGACTAAGTGCTTAAAAACAAGTAAAATGGTGATAGAAATCAAGTCATCTAGAAAGGAGAAGCCTGTGGCTAATTCAGAACAAGAGCTTACCCTCACGCCTTTACGTGGCAAGAGCGGCAAGGCTTATATCGGACAATATCCTAATGGAGAGCGTATCTTTGTCAAGTTAAATACCACTCCGATTTTACCTGCCCTTGCAAAAGAACAAATCGCTCCGCAACTTTTGTGGGCAAGACGTACCGCAAATGGTGATATGATGAGTGCTCAGGAGTGGTTGGACGGACGGATTTTGACACGTGAGGACATGACCAGTAAACAAGTCATGCAAATCCTAGTGCGCCTGCACAAGTCAAGACCCTTAGTCAACCAACTCTTACAGTTGGACTATAAAATTGAAAATCCCTATGATTTATTAGTGTCTTGGGAGAAAAATGCTGCGCTGCAAATCCGTGAAAACACTTATCTGCAAAGCGTTGTCAAGGACCTTCGCCGCAGTCTACCAGAGTTCAACTCAGATATTGCAACCATTGTCCACGGTGATATTAAAAACAGCAACTGGATTATCACAACGAGTGGGCTGATTTATCTGGTGGATTGGGATTCTGTGCGCTTGACCGATCGGATGTATGACGTGGCATATCTCCTTAGTCACTACATCCCTAGAAATCGTTGGCACGAGTGGCTAAAAGGCTATGGCTACAAGGATAATGAGAAAGTCCGCCGTAAAATCAATTGGTTTGGGCAATTCTCTTATCTTAATCAGATTACCACATGTTTTGACCAACGTGATATGGAGTATGTTAACCAAGAAATCTATGGTTTACGTAAATTTAGAGAAATGATGACAAAAGAAGATGCGAGTTAGACGACGTAAAGGTGCCGAGGAACACCTAGCAAATCATCCTCAGTTTGTAGTTTCAAAACCAGAAGACGCCAAAGGACATTGGCATGAGCTTTTTGGCAATAACAACCCCATCCACATCGAGGTTGGCTCAGGAAAAGGTGCCTTTATCACTGGAATGGCAAAAAAACATCCTGATATCAACTATATCGGCATTGACCTGCAGCTGTCTGTACTTAGCTACGCACTTGATAAAGTGATTGCAAGTGATTGCCCAAATGTCAAGCTGCTCTTAGTAGACGGCTCTAGCTTGACCGATTATTTTGAAAATAGCGAAGTGGATCTGATGTATCTGAACTTTAGCGACCCTTGGCCTAAAAAACGTCATGAAAAACGTCGCTTGACCTACAAGACTTTTCTGGACACCTATCAGCAGATTTTACCTGAAAAAGGTGAGATTCACTTTAAGACAGACAATCGTGGTCTGTTTGAGTACAGTCTTGCTAGCATGTCCCAGTACGGTATGACCATCAAGCAAGTTTGGCTAGATTTGCATGCTAGTGACTTTGAGGGAAATGTCATGACAGAGTACGAAGAGAAATTTTCAAACAAAGGTCAGGTAATCTACAGGGTTGAAGTTTCTTTCAATTCATGATACAATAAATGGAGTTTATGTCTTATCATAGGCTTCTTATGTGGAGAGGTCGCATAGAGGCCGAGTGCGCACGCTTGGAAAGCGTGTAGTCCTTAACGGGGCTCGGGGGTTCGAATCCCCTCCTCTCCTTTTATCTTATTGATATATCAAGGTTTGAGAGGTGTTCACCCGCTTTTTACCCGTCAAATTTCAAGGTTTTGAAAAATCTCTTTGACTATATAAGAGTGATTGGTACAGTTTTGCCAATCACTCTTTTTATGATGTTATGTTCAAGCTAATTATTTAATAGAGCCTCCTCTCCTTTGAGTTTAGGACTTGTCTTATAGTCAAGTCTGTGGTATAATGACTATAAAGTAGTACTAGAATAGGAGGGGCGGAGTTGATGACTTCGCCTCTTATCTTGTACGAAAAGTGCCAAAGCACAAGTTGAATAAATAGCTTAGAAAGCTCTGTCTTTCTAAGGCTAGAGAGTAAGGAGGGGATGAGTATCGCAGCAGCAGATATTATTGCTATTGTCACAGAGACTGTGAGCCCTGTGATCAAGGCACCATTTGAGTTGGTAGATGTCGAGTATGGAAAGCTTGGCGGTGATTATGTGTTAAGTATTTTGGTGGATAAGCCAGAAGGGATCACCGTTGAGGATACGGCAGATTTGACTGAGGTCATCAGCCCACTACTTGATACCATAAAACCAGATCCATTTCCAGAGCAGTACATGCTAGAGATTTCAAGTCATGGTTTAGAGCGTCCGTTAAAGACTAAAGAAAGCCTAGAAAATGCTGTTGGCTCTTATGTCAATATCAGCCTTTATCAAGCTATTGACAAGGTCAAGGTGTTTGAGGGAGACTTGGTTGCTTTTGATGGAGATGAGCTGACGCTAAACTATAAGGACAAGACACGTACAAAAACCGTTACGATTCCCTATCAGACGGTAGCCAAAGCCCGCTTAGCTGTTAAACTTTAAGAAAGGAAATTTCTTGTTAAGCAAGAAGAAGACATTATGAGCAAAGAAATGCTAGAAGCCTTCCGCGTTTTGGAAGAAGAAAAACACATCAATAAAGCTGACATCATCGATGCTGTGACTGAGTCCCTAAAAGCGGCTTATAAGCGTCGTTATGGACAGTCAGAGAGCTGTGCCATTGAGTTTGATGAAAAGACAGCTGACTTTAAAGTCTTTACCGTTCGTGAGGTTGTAGACGAAGTTTTTGATAGTCGCTTGGAAATTAGCTTAAAAGATGCTCTTAAGATTAGCTCAGCTTATGAGTTGGGAGACAAGATTCGCTTTGAAGAGTCTGTCAATGAATTTGGGCGTGTCGCAGCACAATCCGCTAAGCAGACCATCATGGAAAAAATGCGCCGTCAAATGCGTGAAATTACCTACAATGAATACAAAGAGCATGAAGGTGAAATCATGACAGGAACGGTTGAGCGTTTCGACCAGCGCTTTATCTATGTCAATCTTGGCTCGCTTGAGGCGCAACTATCTCACCAAGACCAAATTGCTGGTGAGCGTTTCAAATCGCATGACATGATTGATGTCTATGTCTACAAGGTGGAAAACAATCCTAAAGGGGTCAACGTTTTTGTAAGCCGTAGCCATCCAGAGTTCATCAAGCGCATTATGGAGCGTGAAATTCCTGAAGTGTTTGATGGAACGGTTGAGATTATGAGTGTTGCTCGTGAGGCTGGAGACCGTACAAAGGTTGCTGTTCGTAGCCACAATCCAAATGTTGACGCTATTGGGACAATCGTTGGTCGTGGTGGTAGCAACATCAAAAAAGTGGTTAGCAACTTCCATCCAAAACGCATTGATCCAAAGACAGGCGTTGAGATTCCTGTTGAGGAAAATATCGATGTCATCCAATGGGTAGAAGATCCAGCTGAATTTATCTACAATGCCATTGCACCAGCTGAGGTGGATATGGTCTTGTTTGATGACGAAGATAGCAAACGAGCTACCGTTGTCGTTCCAGACAACAAACTTTCTCTTGCTATTGGACGCCGCGGGCAAAATGTCCGCTTGGCAGCACATCTGACAGGCTATCGTATCGACATCAAGTCAGCTAGTGAATACGAAAAGATTGAAGCTGAAAAAGCTAAAGCTATCGAAGAAGCAGCGCTTGAAGCCAGCGAAGAGTTAGCAGAGGATTTGGCTGAAAATATCGCAGAATTGGCAGAAGATTTGACCAATCAAGAAGCTCAAGAAACAAGTGATGAGCAAGAGACTGCAGCAGAATAAAACAGAAATAGAGGTGTTTCATGGCTAAAACAAGAAAAATACCTTTACGTAAATCAGTTGTGTCAGGAGAGGTCATTGACAAACGTGACCTTCTACGTATCGTCAAAAACAAAGACGGTGAGGTTTTCATTGACCCAACTGGCAAACAAAATGGTCGTGGAGCTTATATCAAGTTAGATAATAGCGAGGCTGCTTTGGCTAAGAAAAACAAGGTCTTTAATCGCAGTTTTTCCATGGATGTACCAGATAGTTTTTATGATGAATTGATTGCTTATGTCGATCATAAAGTCAAAAGAAGAGAGCTCGGTCTTGACTAGTGTAGAAAAATTGTGCAATCTGATTGGTCTAGCGCAGCGTGCAGGCTGTCTTGTCTCTGGTGAAGAGCAGGTGATTAAAGCCATCCAAACGCAAAAAGCGCAGCTTGTCTTTTTAGCGAGTGACGCTAAGAGCAACTTGACCAAAAAGATAACAGATAAAGGTAAATATTATCAAATAGAAGTCTCCACAGTGTTAACAACATTGCAATTAAGCGCTTCTGTTGGCAAGGCTCGCAAGGTTCTTGCCATTACAGACGCTGGATTTTCAAAGAAAATGAGGACTCTTATGAACGAATAGAATAGGAGGACATAATTTGTCAAAGAAGAGATTATACGAAATCGCAAAAGAAGTCGGCAAGCCTAGTAAGGAAATTGTCGCTTATGCTCAATCACTAGGGTTAGAGGTGAAAAGCCACTCTTCTAGTGTCGAAGAGAGCGATGCAAAACGTATTGTAGCGAATTTTTCAGCTCCTAAAAAGGTTGAAAAAGCTCCACAAAAGACAAATGACAAGAACGTCGTAGCAAAACCAGCTGCTGAGCGTAAGGAAGAGCCTAAGGCGCAAAAAGCACAGCCAGCGCCAGCTACGCAAACAAAACCGCAAAGCCGTAATTTTAAGGCTGAGCGTGAAGCAAAGGCACGTGAGCAAGAGCAACGTCGTCAAAATAACCGCAGAGCAAACGATCGCAAGGCTGATAGAGGTGAGCGTCGTGATAATCGCAACCAAAAATCATCTCAAAACCGCAACAATCGTCCGCAAAACGGACAAAATCGCTTTGCAAACAACCGTCAAGCGGATAATCGTGCCAATAAACAGGCTGGTGGTCGCATTGACTTTAAGGCAAGAGCTGCGGCGCTCAAGGCAGAGCAAAATGCAGAATATTCTCGTATGAGCGAGGAGCGTTTCCACAAGGAACAAGAAGCCAAAGCCAACCGCCAAAAAGAAGAAGCTCTGGCTAAAAAAGCTAAGAGCGAAGCTAAAGTTAAAGAAGAAGCGACAAAAGCCAAACAAGCCCCAGCGGCTAAAGTGGCTGTCGCTCAAGAGCCAGCCAAAGAAGCGGTTGACACAAGACGTAAAAAACAAAACCGTCCCGATAAAAGTCGTGATTACAATCGTGACAACGAGGACGGACCAAAACAAACAAAAAATAAGAGAAGTTGGAATAGTCAGAACCAAGTGAGAAATCAACGAAATAGTAACTGGAATCCTAAGAAAAACAAAAAAGGCAAGAACAATCGTAATAGCGCTCCAAAACCAGTCACAGAGCGTAAGTTCCACGAATTGCCAAAAGAATTTGAGTACACAGAAGGCATGACTGTTGCCGAAATCGCAAAACGTATCAAACGTGAACCCGCTGAGATTGTTAAAAAACTCTTTATGATGGGTGTGATGGCAACACAAAACCAATCACTAGATGGTGATACCATTGAGCTTTTGATGGTGGATTATGGTATCGAGGCGCATGCTAAGGTAGAAGTGGATGAAGCAGATATTGAGCGCTTCTTTGTTGATGACGATTACCTCAACAAAGATAAACTCGAAGAGCGTCCACCGGTTGTTACCATCATGGGTCACGTCGACCACGGTAAGACAACCCTTCTAGATACACTGCGTAATTCACGTGTGGCAACAGGTGAAGCTGGTGGTATCACTCAGCATATCGGAGCTTACCAGATCGAAGCAGATGGCAAGAAGATTACCTTCCTTGATACACCAGGGCATGCTGCCTTTACAAGTATGCGTGCACGTGGTGCTTCTGTCACTGATATTACTATCTTGATTGTTGCCGCAGACGATGGTGTTATGCCACAAACCATCGAAGCTATCAACCACTCAAAAGCAGCTGGTGTCCCAATCATCGTTGCTATCAATAAAATTGATAAGCCAGGAGCTAACCCTGAGCGTGTTATCGGTGAATTGGCAGAGCACGGTGTCATCTCAACAGCTTGGGGTGGCGATAGCGAGTTTGTCGAAATCTCTGCTAAGTTTGGACAAAACATCGATGAGCTGTTAGAGACTGTTCTTTTGGTTGCTGAGATGGAAGAGCTAAAAGCAGACCCTACTGTTCGTGCTATCGGTACTGTTATCGAAGCACGCCTTGACAAAGGAAAAGGGGCTGTTGCGACCCTTCTTGTGCAACAAGGTACCTTGCATGTTCAAGACCCAATCGTTGTCGGCAATACCTTTGGTCGTGTCCGTGCCATGGTCAATGACCTTGGACGTCGTGTTAAGGTCGCAGGACCATCAACACCAGTCTCTATCACAGGGCTCAATGAAGCACCTATGGCAGGGGACCACTTTGCGGTTTATGTAGATGAAAAAGCTGCTCGTGCTGCCGGTGAAGAACGTGCTAAACGTGCCCTTCTCAAACAACGTCAAATGACACACCGTGTCAGCCTTGAAAACCTCTTTGATACCCTCAAAGCCGGTGAAGTCAAGTCTGTTAACGTCATCATCAAAGCAGATGTACAAGGGTCTGTCGAAGCCTTGGCTGCGTCTCTTCTTAAGATTGATGTTGAAGGTGTCAAGGTCAATGTCGTTCACTCTGCCGTTGGTGCCATTAACGAGTCAGACGTGACACTTGCAGAAGCTTCTAACGCTGTCATCATCGGATTTAACGTCCGTCCGACACCGCAAGCTCGCCAGCAAGCAGACAGCGATGATGTTGAGATTCGCTTGCACTCTATCATCTACAAGGTCATCGAAGAAGTCGAAGACGCTATGAAGGGTATGCTTGACCCTGAATTTGAAGAAAAAATCATCGGTGAAGCAATTGTCCGTGAAACCTTCAAGGTTTCTAAAGTGGGTACTATCGGAGGCTTCATGGTGACAAGCGGTAAGGTGACTAGAGACTCTAGCGTTCGTGTCATCCGTGACGGTGTCGTTATCTACGATGGTAAACTGGCTAGTCTGAAACATTTCAAAGACGACGTTAAAGAAATCGGAAATGCCCAAGAGGGTGGTCTTATGATTGAAGGCTACAACGACATCAAGGTTGATGACGTGATCGAAGCCTATATCATGGAAGAAATCGATCGTCTCTAAACTTATCAACAGTTTTTAGAAGATAGAGAGGACTATTATGGCAAATTCATTTCGTGTTGATCGTGTCGGTATGGAAATTAAGCGTGAAGTGAACGAGATTTTGCAGAAAAAAGTCCGTGATCCACGTGTGCAAAATGTCACGATAACAGACGTTCAAATGCTGGGTGATTTGTCCATGGCTAAGGTGTTCTACACCGTCATGAGCGACCTCGCATCTGACAATGAAAAAGCCCAAATCGGACTTGAAAAAGCAACAGGAACTATCAAACGTGAGCTTGGAAAGAACTTATCCATGTATAAGATTCCTGACTTGACCTTTATCAAGGACGAGTCTATCGCTTACGGCAATAAGATTGACCAGATGTTGCGTGATTTGGACGCTAAAAAATAAAGCAAAAACCAGTTTGGCTTGTGAACAGCTCCCTGTCAAGTAGACAGTGAAATAATAAAATGATTAAATAGCCTGATTCCTGAATTCAAAAGGAGTCAGGTTGTTTAATTTTGCTTGATACCGTTGTGTATTGTAGAAATCGATGTAGGCTTCTACATCTGTGACTAACTCATCATAGGTCTTATAGTTTTTGAGATGGTAAGACTCTGTCTTGAAATGACCAAAGAAACTTTCAATCGGTGCATTGTCAATACATTTTCCCACACGTGACATAGACAAGGTCAGCCCAGCTTGGTGTGTGATATAACGATATTCCTTCGAGGTGTACTGACTCCCTCGGTCACTATGAATAATTGGTGTAGCACCTGGATTGAGCTCTAAAGCTTTCTTAATCGTCTTCATAACCAATGGATTGTCATTGTTATGACTAATCTCGAAAGCGATGATAGAGCCGTCATACAAGTCTTTGATAGCGCTAAGGTAAGCTTTAGAATTTAGTCCATACTGAAGATAAGTCACATCCGTGCACCATTTCTGATTAGGAGCTGTTGCGGTGAAATCACGATTAAGGATATTTTCTTCGTGAAATCTTTCTCCAACTTTGGTGCAGGACTGTCTAACACGGCGAATAACAGAACGGATACCTAGTATTTTCATCAATCGACGAATACGTTTCTTGTTATAATTTGTGCCAAGCTGGCGATTGACAAAGTTTGTCATACGGCGATAGCCTAGAATGCCATTTTAGTTCCTATGGAATTCCTTGATTTTCTTCATGAGCTTCTTATTCTCTGTCTCAGAAACTGTTTCTATATGATTATGCCATTTATAGTAACCAGACCGTGACACCTTTAAGAGCTGACATAAGGTTTGAATGGGAATATCTGGTTCTTTATCGTGATAATCTTTGATGACTTGGAAGTCATCTAAATGCTTACCTAACCTCACCGACGGTTGCGCCGCTTGACCTCTTCTAACTTTTTTAGCAGGTCAAGCTCAATTTCTAGGAGACGATTACGTTCTTCCAATTGTTTCACTTTGAGTTGAAGTTGTTCAGCTTCGGTAAGATTGGGTTTACTCTCTAATCCTTTTCCACGTCTATCAAGGAGACCTTGAGAGCCATCTTTTTCAAACTTACGCACCCAAGAATAAACCTGCTGGTAAGAGACACCAAACTTCTCAACAGCAGCTTGGTAGTCTTTAGCGTGAGCAATGGTGTAGTTGACAATCTCAATACGTTCTTCGAATGTTGTTGGTCTTCCTTGTTTCATACGGCTGTATCCTTTACTAGTAGCTTTTAAGTCTTTACCACTAGTATATCGTTTTATCCAGCTTCTGAGAACATAAGTATCAGAAATATCATAGCGTTGACAAACATCTATCAACGCCCCTTTTCCATCTAGATAATCTAGGACTGCCTGTTCTTTCAACTCTTGACTATATTTCTTCCAAGTTCGCCTTTCCTTTAGACCATCCACGCCATCTTTCTCATACTTGAGTTTCCAAGATAATATCGTTGACTTACTTACCTTGAATTGCTTACTGAGTTGTGAAATGGACTTCTTATGACTAAAGAGTAATTGAACTATCTCTAGTTTCTCTTCTTCTGATTTTTGACTTCTTTTGGACATATGAAAACTCCCCTTATAGTTTCTAGTGAATTTTTGTTTTTTCACTGTCTACTATAGGGGGAGTATATCATTGTCAAACTGGTTTTTTGATGACCTTTTAGGACGAAAATGCGACCATTTAGGAAATCTGATTAACATGTAACCGTTTTTGTGATATACTTAAACTAACAAAAAGGTACAATTATTTGGTTTTTAAAAAGGAAAAGAGGTGTTTCTTATGCGTAACACGCTAAGATTTATAGGAATTGTCGTTCTTTCTGCCCTGCTCATGTTTGCTCTTGGGAGCTTTTATCACTTTTCTGTGACGAAAAATCTGCTTCTTATAGCATGGAGTCTGATGTTCTCCCTAACAGCCTTTTTAGCAGTCTATAAGCACTCAAAAGAAGTGCTATCAGCAAAAGAATGCGTAAGTTAGTTTTGGCTCTTTGCCAAGTACACGAGCCTAGTGCCTATCATGATTGTCCTTGTCCTTTTGTATGACCTTTTGACAGGAGGGGTGTCAGCTCTCATCGTTTATTTTTACGGTAACATCGTTATTACTTACTATGCTATCGGTGCGATTTTGTCACTGGGTAGACTCGTGTCTGTTGAAAACTCAATCTATCATAAGCTCAAAATGCTGTTTATGAAAAAGGGTCATTCTTAATGGTTTAGAGGGGAGATTGCCATGAAACGTATCAGAGGTCTTATCATGCCCTTACTTATCTCTATCGGTTTTGTCATCGCTGCTCTATGGAATTACTACTCAAAACCTTTGAGTCCGTTCTTATTTGCTTGTAACACCATTGGCTTTGTGGTCTTTTCCATTTTTATAGTACTCATTATCAAGCAGATGATTGACATCAAAAGAAAGAGTTGAGGTGTGTCATGAAAGGTATGAAAAGTTTTATTCTGCCTCTTTGGTTCTTCGTTGGTTTTGTTTTGGTAATTGTGTGGAGTTGCATGAGACATTTTCATCCGTTGTTGATTGCTTTTAATGGCTGTGTTTTTCTGGTCTTTTTCCTCCTTATAGTTGTTCACACACGGAGGATGTTAGATAGTGATAGAAAGAGTTGAGGTGTATCATGAAAACGAAAAAGGAAAGAGAACTTCTCCTCACAGAGAGCTATAATGTGATACTGGATGAGAGGACGAGTGCGAAAGAGCGCAAGCTCCTGCAGGTATTTAACCATAGTGTCGAGTCTGGGAAAGACTTTGAAGTCGCTTGTCGTGAGCTGAAGTCTGCTCTTGAGAGATTAGCTCTTCGACAGCTGGCGCAAAAAGAAAAGCTGAGCGTGGGAATCAGTCAGCTCTATCACAAGCTGTCGTCTTCTTCCTTGAGAGAAAATCTCGAAAAAGGCTTTGCCATGAGTGCCATGTACATCCGTGATTGGTATTAGAAGGGAATATTTTATGGATTTAGAGCGTTTATTTACTAGTGATGAGGAGTTGATGGCGATTTTGTCCACCATTGCTGACTTGGGACTAAAGGATGCTTGGCTGGCTGCTGGGACGCTTCGCAACTATGTCTGGAACTCCCTCTCAGGTAAAAATGGGTTAGAGGAAATGTCTGATGTTGACGTGGTCTTTTTTGACCCAGAGTTATCCTACGAGGCGTCTTGTCAGATAGAGCGTGACTTGCAGAAGCGCTTCCCAAACTATCAGTGGGAGCTGAAAAATCAAGTCTACATGCACATCCACAGTCCAAACACGCTTCCTTACACCAGCGCTTGCGACGCTGTTTCTAAGTACCCTGAGCGTTGCACTGCCATTGCTGCAAGGCTCAAAGAGGATAAACTGGAGCTGTTTCTTCCCTATGGAGATGAGGACATTATGAACTTTATCGTTCGTACCACGCCACACTTTACAGAAAATAGCGCTCGGATGGAGACTTACCGCAAGCGACAGCAGAAAAAAGACTGGCGAAATAAATGGAAAAACCTGCAGATTATGGACATATAGATAACTTCTTGTCAAAAGAAGTTATTTTTTTGGTTTTTATTGTTGACAAATGTAGACGAATAATTTATAATAAATCTACAAACGTAAACGAAAGGAGTCTGTGATGACCATATCAAATGCCGAATGGGACATTATGCGAGTGGTTTGGGCACAAGAGCGTGTCACAAGCTCTGCTATTCTCACGATTTTAAACCAAAAGTTGCAATGGACGTCCTCTACCATCAAGACGCTGCTCAAGCGCCTAGTGGATAAGGGTTATCTAGCGACAGAGAAAGTCGGCAAGGGCTTTGTCTACTCAGCCTTGATTTCTGAGCAGGAAGCCATTTATCATCAGGTCGATGAACTTTTTGATAAGTTTTGTCCGACCAAGCACTTGGATATTATCCGTCATGTCATCACACGAACTGATATGACGCTAGACGATATAGAGCAGTTGCAAGAGCTTCTTGAAGCCAAAAAAGCAACTGCAGTTGACGAGGTGACTTGTACCTGCATTCCTGGGCAATGCACCTGTAAAGAACACTTAGAACTGGAGGCATCACATGGCTGAAAAAGAAGATGTATTTTTGATTGAAGGGATGACCTGTGCATCTTGTGCGCTAACGATAGAAAAAGCAGTTAATAAACTGGATAATGTGGACAATGCGGTTGTCAACCTCACTACAGAAAAGATGACCGTTGACTACCAAGGTGGCGAAGCAACTGAAGAAGCTATCAAAAAGGCAGTTGCAGACGCAGGCTACTCCGCTAGTATCTTTGACCCTGAGACGAGCAGCTCACAGGCTGAGCGCCAAGACAAGGCAACCAGCAACATGTGGCATCAGTTTCTCTGGTCTGCTGTCTTTGCAGTACCGCCTCTCTACATCTCTATGGGGAGCATGATGGGGCTTTGGGTGCCGGACTTCCTATCTCCACACCACGCTCCGATGACCTTTGCGGTGGTGCAGTTGATTTTGACACTTCCTGTTATGTACTTTGGACGTCGCTTTTATGTCAATGGGCTTCGCTCCCTCTTTAAGGGACATCCTAACATGGACTCGTTGGTTGCGATTGCGACCTTAGCAGCCTTTATCTACAGCCTTTATGGCATGTATCATATCGGACTTGGTCACGCCCACCACGCTCATGACCTCTACTTTGAGTCTGTGGCGGTTATCCTAACCCTCATCACTCTTGGGAAATATTTTGAAACCTTATCAAAAGGGCGCACCTCTGACGCTATTAAAAAACTCTTGACCTTGTCTGCCAAGGAAGCGACGGTTATCCGCGACGGTGTGGAAGCGTCTATTCCGATTGACCAAGTAGTTGTTGGTGACATCATCCTTGTCAAACCTGGGGAAAAAATCCCTGTTGACGGTGTTGTCATCTCTGGGCATTCTGCTATTGATGAGTCTATGCTGACAGGGGAGTCTATCCCTGTTGAAAAGACTGTGGACAGCCAAGTCTACGGCGCTTCTATCAATGGACAAGGCTCTCTGAAAATCCGTGCTGAAAAAGTTGGGGACGAAACGCTCCTCTCACAAATCATCAAACTGGTTGAGGATGCGCAACAAACTAAGGCGCCAATCGCTAAGATTGCAGATCGTGTGTCTGGTGTCTTTGTCCCGATTGTTATTGGGATTGCTCTTGTGACTGGTATCTTTTGGTATTTTGCCATGGGTGAGAGCTTTGTCTTTGCCCTCAAGACTGCCATTGCTGTCCTTGTTATTGCTTGTCCATGTGCGCTAGGTCTTGCTACTCCGACAGCTATTATGGTTAGTACAGGACGTGCCGCTGAAAATGGTATCCTCTTTAAACGTGGTGACACGCTTGAAAATGCCCATCACGTAGACACTATCGTCTTTGACAAGACAGGTACTATCACTCAAGGAAAACCAGAAGTTGTTAATATGACTACCTTTGGTGTGGATGCAGATGACTTGCTAGCTCAAGTGGCTTCTATCGAGAAACTCTCAGAGCACCCACTCAGTCAAGCGATTGTGGAAAAAGCGTCTGAGAAAAATCTTGACTTCCACACCGTGGATAACTTCATGTCTCTGACAGGTCTTGGCTTGCAAGCGGATATTGCAGGTCGCACCCTCTATGTCGGCAATGACAAACTCATGGCGGACAAAGCGATTGACATC encodes:
- a CDS encoding heavy metal translocating P-type ATPase, encoding MAEKEDVFLIEGMTCASCALTIEKAVNKLDNVDNAVVNLTTEKMTVDYQGGEATEEAIKKAVADAGYSASIFDPETSSSQAERQDKATSNMWHQFLWSAVFAVPPLYISMGSMMGLWVPDFLSPHHAPMTFAVVQLILTLPVMYFGRRFYVNGLRSLFKGHPNMDSLVAIATLAAFIYSLYGMYHIGLGHAHHAHDLYFESVAVILTLITLGKYFETLSKGRTSDAIKKLLTLSAKEATVIRDGVEASIPIDQVVVGDIILVKPGEKIPVDGVVISGHSAIDESMLTGESIPVEKTVDSQVYGASINGQGSLKIRAEKVGDETLLSQIIKLVEDAQQTKAPIAKIADRVSGVFVPIVIGIALVTGIFWYFAMGESFVFALKTAIAVLVIACPCALGLATPTAIMVSTGRAAENGILFKRGDTLENAHHVDTIVFDKTGTITQGKPEVVNMTTFGVDADDLLAQVASIEKLSEHPLSQAIVEKASEKNLDFHTVDNFMSLTGLGLQADIAGRTLYVGNDKLMADKAIDIAPATEAVHTAAELGQTPIYVGQDGKVLAVIALADQVKADSKETVDKLHSLGLNVVMLTGDNSKTAKAIAKQVGIDQVISDVLPDQKAQAILDLKEKGRNVAMVGDGINDAPALASSDVGIAMGSGTDIAIESADIILMKPELSDVVKSLTISRLTIKIIKENLFWAFIYNVLAIPVAMGVLHLFGGPLLNPMLAGLAMGFSSVSVILNALRLKVMKLS